In Quercus robur chromosome 11, dhQueRobu3.1, whole genome shotgun sequence, the sequence ATGGCTGTTATAGCTGCTGGAGCCTAAAGGATGATGGAACTCCATCACCTTCCTCAAGACTGCAACTCCAGCGGAAGGGGAGctgaaaccaaattatccaagctCTAGCAAATTGATAATGCATGAATGTTAAAAATGTTCAAGACGTGATTTATGTCCCAAGCCCACGAATCCTAAATGggaaaaattgggaacatgtggtttggagggcataaagggaCCTCCAGCGAAGCCCCTTAAAGTAGGCTTAGAACTTGACACCTGGCTTAGGGTGTTGAATCTTATTTCTTGGGGGTCTAAATCTCAGTTGCAACTTTAGGATTTGGTCTTGATACACGCCTCAATCACATTGATTAAGCTCAGCGGCAGAAATCTTGGCATTTGATGCAAAGCACTCTAAAATCTcatcattacccaaagaagcaaagTAGCCCATAAAGTAAACCTTCTACTTCTGACCAAAAATCCCAGGAAGATTAACCTTGGTTCCCCACCTCTGATTaaccctacttttttttttggactcaaATTAATTAATACTTCTCTAAAACTTCATTATAAAAACATAAGCATCTCAGCCCACAGGGACAACTACGCCCTTTGAAACCCTTGGTCTATTTGACATTTTTGCTAGTGGTTTGGCTCTTTTTAAGCTCATTGCTCATCCCCTTCAGCCCACACTCATCTAATCTCAGAACATTCTTCCCTCTCTTTCACACAATCACAGCTCATAAATGTCTCCCACTACTCATAGAAAGCCTTAACCTTAGAGTTAATCTCATCCCGCTCACTCAAAACAGCCCATATTATCTTATTCATGCCTTATGAACACACACTCACtaaaatcttagtttaatacttgtTGCACTGAGCTGGGATCCCTCTCTCCCTTCACACCATGCCAAttaatcttttccttcttcccatggaacctttaatttttactttttattttacggTTGAAGGATATAATGTATATGTAACAATCAAACTTTTCCCTcacattgatgtaatgatggctGAAAGTACAATGAACTCCCCTAACCAAGACATGCAAGGACCCCCAGGAGTTAACACATTCCTAAACTTATTTAATCATTGACCATTGGACTgtttaaatctgttttttttgGACTAAGTGTAATTTTACCCTTACCGCTAGAGATTTTATTTCACTTGAACTATTAGACCAGGATCACTAATGTACTAATTAAGTATTGTAACGTGTTTTTCATTGggcttttgttgttgttttgtcaAGTACAGCCTTTGTTTCTTGCTTGGATAGGTTTTGTCATCACGTCGAAAGCCTTTGGGTACCATCTCAAAAGCCCATAGTTGAGTTTCGGCTTGGCTTTCCAACATCTTAGATAGAGGCATCAATTTCCCCCTCGACACACACCACCCATTAAAACAACCTAAAATAACACTCACcatctattaatatatatatatatatatatatatagagagagagagagagagagagagagagagagagagaggagagaggagagatatatatgagagagagttAGTAGAGAGAAgagtaattattaaaaattttagcacaTACTAGTAGAAGTATACTGTAGCACGTGTTAAAAAAATGTAGCATATGACACATGTGTGatggaagtatatttttatgtttggtaTGCCAAATTCTACACTTGATGCCAATGCTCTTACATTGCATGCATGATtttagaataatgctagagatacaaactattttacaaaatgctgatgtagtgagtgattattggtaaatgaaaaagtaatattaatagtGAACCTAGATGAAAATCAATAAGATGttggccacatcaacattttgtaaaaatgttataaaatagtttgtaacagTAACATTACTCTTTTACTCTTTTAGATCGAACTATGCCCCAAAGGGCTACCCCTTATAAAGAATGATAGTCGTAAAGGTTGTTAAATGAATTCCTTTTAATGCTGAGAATTAATACTAATATTGTAGTAATTAAAAggactattttttttcccttcctttttttagagagaagaaaaagaaagaaaggggtTGATTTAAGCCACATCTGAATGATTAGTAAATTTGAAACCTTTAGTAAAAATTAGTGCATGAAAAATCATTATGATGGTTAGAATTgtataaatatttataacttCTATAAGCTGTAAAAGGAGAGATTTGGGTGAATCATAGGACTTAGCAGATAACAAAGTGATTGATTTTATTCCTCTTTTTAACATGATGTTGGGAAATTATATTTGGAGCTCAACGTCCTAACTTCTAAAGTAAGCTTTGTACAATTTTATTGTGATATAACCTGCAAAAAGACATGGCTCCTTAGCACTAGGGGTGTAGCTAGATTTTTTAACTTGGAGAGGCTGAGTTACAAATTCATATGATAGTCATAACTATCTATCAAATtcaacatattataatatttctaaACTCAAATTAGTATGCAatatttgttcaattttctaaatatttacaaaaaaaataattaaaaaaaaactaatatctCCCATCAAAATTTTACTCGACAGTGATCTTGGCATAATAAAATTCATCCCATTATCATTTCCATAGAAAAATTCTTAgcaattatcttttatatatatatatatatatatataaatgtaccTTATTGGCAACCTAAattctcttctaaaaaaaaaccttgataaTTTGAAAATGGTAGAACTTTGAGGGAAAACTAATGGCGATGATGAGAAAAGATAATTTTGTggaaaatgatgatgatgacgatgatgagagagagaaagaaatgaactttgaaaaagactaataatgccaaaaaaaaaagtcgccTCTTTAAGCAGTACACGATAGTTTTTTACGGTTGGACACATACAGACGTAGTGCATGCACTTTTGGTTTCttagacaaaaattaaaataaagggCAACTGGAAAAAAGCTTGGAATTTATTAGGTTTTGGTATATGAGTATTTTGTTGGGTGAAGTGCACATGTGAGAAACTAAATATTAATAGGGACCAATTGTAACAGTTTTCCATTTATAGTCTTATAGGGAACCAACttgttttcaacttttcatacAATAGTATAAAGTTTCAAGAGCTTTTTGGCAAGGGGGGCAATGGTCCCCAAGCCAATACGTGCCTCCACCCCTGCTTAGCACACCGCACACGTAgatgtgttaggttctaaagacttaggtatttatatatttagaactttaatgtgtattgttggcaaactatgatcaaaacaatgtgtttagaagtgttttagtcttgctcaaagttgtacattttatgtaaagttggaatcgagctaatgcagaaagtattatgcatttcggcctagctcgattgatcgaagcttaggctcgatcgatcgaatctcgggcagaatgttttttttttttttttttttttttttttttttgcagatttccaactcaaccctagttgtttaaaacgttttagggttttctaatttgtcctaagtataaaaggcaaaccctagccacgttttagtgttgttcatattgctgtttgtgtaaatctcttgtgagatctagaggagctttcctttacacaaacttagggtttttaaggagaagatattatctacaccttgatgatcaaatcggttgctgccattgaagcttaaagaaaacacaagcgggtgtgcttgtatctggtggtgaatccaagaaagaaggagttcgtggatttggagtttgcacgtggtcgtgtcagtaagttctactggttggtagcaataagaagtcaagcgtgggggcttgtaagtcttattgtatgaacttcgattctttcaagatagtggattcaagtttgccttgaggatagctaggtcaaatcctccctaggtttttaccggtttggtttcctgggtgattatatcttgtgttatttatctttccgctactttgcatgatatgatctttgtgattgtgataacctagatttgtttaaattggactaagtaacaacttgattaattacctaggttaaatcaattgtgttttaaggggtctaaaaactatcaagatGTTTCTGTGCGGTAATATCTATAGTCTACTTGTTACTTACATAATTTGAGGAGGCACTCAAATATTTACAGTCCACCTCTATGGCAAATTTTTGCATAAAGTTTCtgaaattgttgtgaaataaaagaaatagcaagataaaagagaaaatttttaaCGGATGCTCTAAagatattaatttaaaaaatatttttataaatttttttatgaaaaaaacaaCTTActttttgataactttttatatttttcataaaagtagtattaatattttcttaaaacgGTCTATTAACATCTATTAACTAATGCCTTAAAAGTATTTGTTAACAAAAActaagaaagaaatataaaaatgagaTTATAGCTTAATATCTTCCACCAAAAAGACTAATAGGCTAATCCAAATCTATAATGATGTGCCAAAAGATACaacatttttgttatttgacaaACCATCGAGAGAAGTAAATACTACAGGTACGCTAATCAATCAGATCGATAAAGTAGCGAAAGCAATGGTAATATTTCTAATCCTCCAATCTATCAAGTTTCAACAAAGaaactatatataatttgatcCCTTCATTGgtgtcaccaaaaaaaaaaaaaaaaaaaaaatcattcactAGATCATATTATTTCTAAATTCTAATGCTAAGTGATtatgaataatgctagagacataatattttttacaataaatttcacacCTACTAAGTTGATAAATTATCATTAATTCTTATATAAACCCACTActaattctattttattatcCATTATTAACAACTTACCATCTCAGACATGCCAAGagacaataaattaatatatatatatatatatatttatataaatacattcTTGGTGTGTTTTGTAGAATTATGTTAGGGGCATAACTTTTGGCATGATCTTGtgccacaacttgccacatggTGAGTCGTGATTGGCAAAAATGTATACCTACATGACCTATTTATATATTcttaccaatcacaacttattATATGATGAATTGTAGTATAAAATTGTACCAAAAATTGTGTCCCTGACATTATTTGTGTTTTGTAAGAAAGGATTgccctttctcaaaaaaaaacaaaggattgCTCagtcacaaatcacaaatataTAGGAGGGCGTAGATCCTATAGCTTAGGGAAAAGTCCTTTTAAGTACCAGTACTAGTTGCGTAGATTTTTGGAGTAAGTTTTGTGGGGAGTAATTGGGGGGTGGTTCTGACGTCTCTCTCTATAGGCTATGGCCAAGGCTACgttctttttgtacttggtaTACTTTTTTTATCAATCAATAAATTTTCCACCCCTTCTCTCCCCACCGAATTCTCCGTCTGCatttaattctattttattaaatattttattaaattttaaatttcacatactcttttttttaacgCTCGGATaatttattttacacaaaattttattaaaaatatcaaattttatttattttttaaattaattttttttgcaacacaATAACAATCACTCATTCTATtcatttattcttaaaaaactaaatgtaaaataaaaagtgtcaTTGTAAATTTACACGAATATTGtaatagtcatatatttttacataactTTACATGACTTAATATGAGTGAATTTTAGATTTAATTAGCTAAAATGTGATACTTTTTCTATTACGATGCGAGGGCTCTTATTTGCCAACTTTcttctcacattttctctctTCTAAATATGTTTTCATTGAACCAAATTTGATCATTATTCTCTCTCAATTTGAGTAGGAAGAATGGGCAAGGTAGTGCCTAGGTTCGGGTTTAgcaaaagagaaggaaaatttGAGTATCATATTCGGCAAAATGAATGACAAATTTGGTGTCAGACTCTCTCTCCTCAATTCCGTCAATAACTTTCCAGATATTATTAATAAGGAAATGTTAAACAATGCCCTAAGAGCATTGGTTTATgagctatttttagaaacattttattgggagaataataaaacaataaatgttgttgatagctttttatatttctcatgaaagtggtatcaaaactttcctattataatatattaacaaTTGCCCTAAGGGTGTCCGTTAACATGATCTTCACTAAAAAAACACGGTTTTTACCAAAATCCAACCAAAAGAGTCatcttgtgtgtgtttgtttctatatatatatatatatatatataaaggaataAAAGAATCATCCTTAACGGAATGgggaaatttttgttttgtttttttaaatcgtagttttatttttaggaCACACTAAATCTCACATTTTTAAATGAGACACTTCAAATTCCAATATTTCATAATGTACCAAAAAAATAAGCCTAAACAAACTCCCACCCTCACAGGCTCACACAGTTAGTTCTCATAAgaatgaaacaaaattaaaaccccaaatccaaacaacatatatgagagagagagagagagagagagagagagagagagagagagagagagagagagagagagagagagagaaccttacTATGAggttttttggtaaatttttgaAAGCTTGAAATATAAAGTGTCATATTTAAAAGTCCAACGTCTTTGTGTCTCAAGATAAAATtatggtggttttttttttacttaccctTAAGACTTTGTTTAGGAGTTTACAgaggaatgaaatgaaataagtAAATCATAAAGGAATGAAATGTATATAAGTAAtgcaaagaaaaggaaaagaaaaaaatttagtaatttttttttttttttggaaaaaaaaatagaaatgaatgaaatgtaaCAACATTATTATTAGAGCCCTGTTTTGAAATGAAAGGTTGAAAGTGTAGGGGTGGTTTTGGAGTTTTagtgaaatttttattaaacctAATTTTATTCCATcctattttcctaatttttgggaaatgaaaaattgaggttttgaaggaaaatggaggaatgagtgttccctccaaCCTTTTCTATTATCTCTAACTTATATAATTAAACTTCCAAATAAGGTAGTAGAAGGAATactttacaataattttttccaTCCCAAATTGAGTGTAAAAGAATCTAGGAGAGAATAAAGGAGAGGACACATCAATGAAATATGATAGATCATAGACCAAttattttcaattcttttcAAGTTGACATGAAGTGTGGAAAGTTTCACAAGGAAATCAGATTTTAGGATCCCGTTAGGAATTCGATTAGTATTCAATTATTTTCATAGTTGGGTTACCTGAATTTTGTCCAAATACCTTGATCAATGCGATCCGATGTTgattaagaaacaaaaatttaaagattttttttcttcaaattgcaCTGCATGTCCAATAATTGATCAATTAATTAGGTTTTAGGTTCAAATTATGCCCCCAGATTCCATAGTATCTTCATAATCAAATGAGAAATTACTCCATTCCATATGGCTTTGTATGCATGCATTGATGTAAATGAATGCAGTTTTGAGCTGTGACTGGACTGCTGCTACTTATTTATGTGTACAAGCACCTAATGTGTCCCATGTGTCAATTTGTATACATAATGAAGATTAAGATCcagatttatttattattgcttCTATCAATTACATATGGACTGAAGGAAAGTCAACATCTGCAAAGAGAGCTAGAGATTACAACTCCTCATGATGAAACTAaacttttttacttataaagTGCAAGTGGAATAATTCAACTATGGATAACCATTTGCAGACTTAAATCCAAGTGTCGCCCAACTAGAAGCTTCAATCAAAGAGTTCAGTTCTTTCTAGTAGGATGAACATGTCAGAAGGTGTCAATTTGTAATAAATGACCTGCCACCCTCTCGTGGTCATTTTCTTCTACTACACCTTCACCACCAGTGTTGAATTGAAACCACTTCCTTGACTTGCAAAGTTTCATCAAGTAGTACCATCCAATCCCAGCAACTGTCATTATGCCACTCACTAAATAAACTTTCTTAGTAGCAATAGCCATTATCACTGCCAAAAATCCACATGGTATCAAGCACATGACCACAAGCAATGGCAGCCTCATTGGGACCCGGTACGGCCGCTTCAACCTTGGGAACTTCctcctcaaccaaacaaatgaagcAAACTCTAGCAACATGCTCAAACTATACAAGAAATTGGCTGAGGATATAATGTCAGTGAAATTCATGTATGAAACCCCTAGTGAAATAGAAGTTGATAACAATATTCCAACCCAAGGGGTGTTGAACCATTTAGACCTTAGTCCAAAAAACTGAGGCAAAGATCCAATATCAGCCATGCCCAAAAGTTGGAAAGCACTACTGCTTAATTGGGCTTCAAAAGGCCCAATTGCTGCTAACATAGCACCAACTTCAAGAAAGATTTTCAACCATTTCCCAGCAATCAATTCTGCAGCCTGGGCCATAAACCCAGCTCCCCAATCACTTGGCTCCACAGAAAGAGCTCCAATGACAGCCAAAAGTGGAAACACGTAAGCCATACAAGTGAAAATCACAGTAATAAAAAGAGCCCTCGGAAGAGTTTTCTGGGGCTGATCAACTTCTCCCGCAAAAGTACTAACATTGTCCCAGAAATTTAAGTTCCAAAAAAGGGTGTTAAAGAACAAGTTCCAATCTTTCTTAACACCTTTATGTTCCAAACTGAGCCACCTATGAGGTTTGATCTTCGGGAGTGCAATCAAGCACATGAATATAAATGGCAAAAGTGAAACCACAGCAAGTACCACAGAAGTATAACCAACAATTGTCAAACCAGTGtaattaagaaaagaaaggccTAAAGTTGAACACAAAAGTGCGAGGTACCTTGGCAAGCCAGACTCAATAGCAGGGATTATTTGCTTCATATAGTCTATGCAAAGAACTGGGAAAGCAGCAATATTGATAACACTACTGAGAAATTT encodes:
- the LOC126705937 gene encoding probable polyamine transporter At3g13620; the encoded protein is MQQTSSKLPNMPQELSIISTPTTTSTTTTTTTTVTNTKKLTLIPLIFLIYFEVAGGPYGEEPAVQAAGPLLTIIGFLVFPFIWSVPEALVTAELSTAYPGNGGFVIWVERAFGPFWGSLMGTWKFLSSVINIAAFPVLCIDYMKQIIPAIESGLPRYLALLCSTLGLSFLNYTGLTIVGYTSVVLAVVSLLPFIFMCLIALPKIKPHRWLSLEHKGVKKDWNLFFNTLFWNLNFWDNVSTFAGEVDQPQKTLPRALFITVIFTCMAYVFPLLAVIGALSVEPSDWGAGFMAQAAELIAGKWLKIFLEVGAMLAAIGPFEAQLSSSAFQLLGMADIGSLPQFFGLRSKWFNTPWVGILLSTSISLGVSYMNFTDIISSANFLYSLSMLLEFASFVWLRRKFPRLKRPYRVPMRLPLLVVMCLIPCGFLAVIMAIATKKVYLVSGIMTVAGIGWYYLMKLCKSRKWFQFNTGGEGVVEENDHERVAGHLLQIDTF